The following are encoded in a window of Solidesulfovibrio magneticus RS-1 genomic DNA:
- a CDS encoding response regulator yields the protein MRKTIAFILRQLGLKNVQFAEDGDEAWGIINTGRIDLVLLDWNMPRLSGLSLLERIRKSERHGQLPVIMVTAEAHADHVVTAAQAGVTDYVVKPFSPDTLAKKLHAVCDRCPSLVRLRAGIR from the coding sequence ATGCGCAAGACCATTGCCTTCATCCTGCGCCAGTTGGGACTCAAAAACGTCCAGTTCGCCGAAGACGGGGACGAGGCCTGGGGCATCATCAACACCGGGCGCATCGATCTGGTGCTGCTCGACTGGAACATGCCCCGCCTGTCCGGGCTGTCGCTTCTGGAGCGCATCCGCAAAAGCGAGCGCCACGGGCAGTTGCCGGTCATCATGGTGACGGCCGAGGCCCATGCCGACCATGTGGTCACGGCCGCCCAGGCCGGGGTCACGGACTACGTGGTCAAACCGTTTTCCCCGGACACCCTGGCCAAAAAGCTCCACGCCGTGTGCGACCGCTGCCCGAGCCTGGTCAGGCTGCGGGCAGGGATACGGTAA
- the trpB gene encoding tryptophan synthase subunit beta yields MTMHKKGYYGDFGGQFVPELLMPPLLELEEAMRTIVPSEPFKKELNALLADYVGRPSPLYRCPNLSKELGFDLWLKREDLNHTGAHKINNTMGQGLLTKYMGKTALLAETGAGQHGVATATAAAMLGLDCIVYMGAEDVVRQAHNVKRMKLLGAEVVPIESGTKTLKDAINAALRYWIAEQATTHYCFGTAAGPHPFPLLVREFQAVISLEARAQCLDKMGRLPDYVVACVGGGSNAIGMFHHFVPDETVKLIGVEAGGTGEPGCYHSAPISLGTPGVLHGMRTMLLQTSEGQIEPSHSVSAGLDYPGVGPEHAHYGASGRVRYDIAVDDQALAAFEALCRREGIIPALESCHAVAWVLNHAAEIPKGSQVVVCLSGRGDKDLGIIEAHEAKLGGAK; encoded by the coding sequence ATGACCATGCATAAAAAAGGCTACTACGGCGACTTTGGCGGGCAGTTCGTGCCGGAGCTGCTCATGCCGCCGCTGTTGGAACTGGAAGAGGCCATGCGCACCATCGTGCCCAGCGAGCCGTTCAAGAAGGAGCTCAATGCGCTGCTGGCCGATTACGTGGGCCGGCCGTCGCCGCTGTATCGCTGTCCCAACCTGTCCAAGGAACTGGGCTTTGATTTGTGGCTCAAGCGCGAGGATTTGAACCACACCGGCGCGCACAAGATCAACAACACCATGGGCCAGGGGCTTTTGACCAAGTACATGGGCAAGACGGCGCTTTTGGCCGAGACCGGGGCCGGCCAGCACGGCGTGGCCACGGCCACGGCCGCCGCCATGTTGGGCCTGGACTGCATCGTCTATATGGGAGCCGAGGACGTGGTGCGCCAGGCGCACAACGTCAAGCGCATGAAGCTGCTGGGGGCCGAGGTCGTGCCCATCGAGTCCGGCACCAAGACCCTCAAGGACGCCATCAACGCGGCCCTGCGCTATTGGATCGCCGAGCAGGCCACGACGCATTACTGTTTCGGCACGGCCGCCGGACCGCATCCGTTTCCCCTGCTCGTGCGCGAGTTCCAGGCCGTCATTTCCCTGGAAGCCCGCGCCCAGTGCCTGGACAAGATGGGCCGGCTGCCGGACTACGTGGTGGCCTGCGTGGGCGGCGGCTCCAACGCCATCGGCATGTTCCACCATTTCGTGCCCGACGAAACGGTCAAGCTCATCGGCGTCGAGGCCGGCGGCACGGGCGAGCCGGGCTGCTACCACAGCGCGCCCATAAGCCTTGGCACGCCCGGGGTGCTCCACGGCATGCGCACCATGCTGCTGCAAACCAGCGAAGGCCAGATCGAACCGTCCCATTCCGTGTCGGCCGGCCTGGATTATCCCGGCGTCGGCCCGGAGCACGCCCACTACGGGGCCAGCGGCCGGGTGCGCTACGACATCGCCGTGGACGATCAGGCCCTGGCCGCCTTCGAGGCGCTGTGCCGCCGCGAGGGCATCATCCCGGCCCTGGAGAGCTGCCATGCCGTGGCCTGGGTCCTCAATCACGCCGCCGAGATACCCAAAGGTTCCCAAGTCGTCGTCTGTTTGTCGGGACGCGGCGACAAGGACCTCGGCATCATCGAGGCCCACGAAGCCAAGCTTGGAGGCGCGAAATGA
- the pyk gene encoding pyruvate kinase, which yields MLTKIVATLGPASLSPDVMLEMARHGVRIFRLNFSHADAAYFAPIIKTIRAIESELGVPLTAMADLCGPKTRIGEVAGSPRTVAKGEALLLGLPDERPDPDRDERVFVSLDVPPLLAGLRVGMPVNLSDGLLQFHVTREIKADRLYEIEAQNAGLLSSNKGIAFPGKHHPLPALTKKDIKDLHEGLDVGVDAVAISFVQNAEDVIQTKEEIKRHGVWVPVVSKLERQNAVDNLDAILAVTDAVMVARGDLGLECPMSELPIIQKKIIRACRHAQRPVIVATQMLLSMVKNPIPTRAECTDVANAILDGADCVMLSEETAVGDHVVDTVKVMQEISQNALEYYLERIASPYAPKREKNPRKFVAYSACLMADNLESKAILCHTVSGANARLTSTRRPRQNIYAMTPDPRVMRFLNFAWGVKPRLLDCADCGYMEQVENFVNECPDFEKGEPVVITAGRPTPGNDMPGTNEIKIYYK from the coding sequence ATGCTGACCAAGATCGTGGCCACGCTCGGCCCCGCGTCGCTGTCCCCGGATGTCATGCTGGAGATGGCCCGCCATGGCGTGCGCATTTTCCGCCTCAACTTCTCCCATGCCGACGCGGCCTATTTCGCGCCCATCATCAAAACCATCCGGGCCATCGAAAGCGAACTCGGCGTGCCGCTGACGGCCATGGCCGACCTGTGCGGCCCCAAGACCCGCATCGGCGAGGTGGCGGGTTCGCCGCGCACCGTGGCCAAGGGCGAGGCCCTGCTCCTGGGCTTGCCCGACGAGCGCCCGGACCCGGACCGCGACGAGCGCGTGTTCGTCTCCCTGGACGTGCCGCCGCTTCTGGCCGGCCTGCGGGTGGGCATGCCGGTCAACCTGAGCGACGGGCTGCTCCAGTTCCACGTCACCCGGGAGATCAAGGCCGACCGGCTCTATGAGATCGAGGCCCAGAACGCCGGCCTGCTCTCGTCCAACAAGGGCATCGCTTTTCCGGGCAAGCACCATCCCCTGCCGGCGCTGACCAAAAAGGACATCAAGGACCTCCACGAGGGCCTCGACGTCGGCGTGGACGCCGTGGCCATCTCTTTTGTGCAAAATGCTGAGGATGTCATCCAGACCAAGGAAGAGATCAAGCGCCACGGGGTGTGGGTGCCGGTGGTGTCGAAGCTTGAGCGGCAAAACGCCGTGGACAACCTCGACGCCATCCTGGCCGTCACCGACGCGGTGATGGTGGCGCGCGGCGACCTGGGCCTGGAATGCCCCATGTCCGAGCTGCCCATCATCCAGAAAAAGATCATCCGGGCCTGCCGCCATGCCCAGCGGCCGGTCATCGTGGCCACCCAGATGCTCCTTTCCATGGTCAAAAACCCCATCCCGACCCGGGCCGAGTGCACCGACGTGGCCAACGCCATTTTGGACGGCGCGGACTGCGTCATGCTTTCGGAAGAGACGGCCGTGGGCGACCATGTGGTGGACACGGTCAAGGTGATGCAGGAAATCTCCCAGAACGCCCTGGAATACTATCTGGAGCGCATCGCCTCGCCCTACGCCCCCAAGCGGGAGAAAAACCCGCGCAAGTTCGTGGCCTACTCGGCCTGCCTCATGGCCGACAACCTGGAGAGCAAGGCCATCCTGTGCCACACGGTGAGCGGGGCCAACGCGCGCCTGACCTCCACCCGCCGGCCGCGCCAGAACATCTACGCCATGACGCCCGATCCCCGCGTCATGCGGTTTCTCAACTTCGCCTGGGGCGTAAAGCCCCGACTGCTCGACTGCGCCGATTGCGGCTACATGGAGCAGGTGGAGAACTTCGTGAACGAGTGTCCGGATTTCGAGAAGGGCGAACCGGTGGTCATCACCGCCGGCCGCCCCACGCCCGGCAACGACATGCCCGGCACCAACGAGATCAAGATCTACTACAAATAG
- a CDS encoding DUF1847 domain-containing protein, with translation MDEQQVPLSQCAVCPYDWSERWCRAAKGKAPADCPSLRLRDLAGASVACMTEGACAAFAKQASLQEAACYAGGEDGYAAVRAIKPRIVEIVEFARRMGYQRLGLAFCIGLRFEAKVVHEILTTNGFAVASVGCKAGGKAKALLGIGPAEQVDPTAAHETMCNPVFQALALNEARTDFNVLLGLCVGHDSLFFKHAEAMGTVLAVKDRVFGHNPLAAIYQYDTYYRYLKNPLPD, from the coding sequence ATGGACGAACAACAAGTCCCCCTGTCCCAGTGCGCCGTGTGCCCTTACGACTGGTCCGAGCGCTGGTGCCGGGCGGCCAAGGGCAAGGCCCCGGCCGACTGCCCGTCGCTTCGGCTGCGCGATCTGGCCGGCGCGTCGGTGGCCTGCATGACCGAAGGGGCCTGCGCCGCCTTCGCCAAGCAGGCCTCTCTCCAGGAAGCGGCCTGCTACGCCGGAGGCGAAGATGGCTACGCCGCCGTGCGGGCGATAAAGCCCCGCATCGTGGAGATCGTGGAATTCGCCCGGCGCATGGGCTACCAACGGCTCGGGCTGGCCTTTTGCATCGGCCTACGTTTCGAGGCCAAGGTGGTCCACGAGATCCTCACGACCAATGGCTTTGCCGTGGCCTCGGTGGGCTGCAAGGCCGGCGGCAAGGCCAAGGCGCTTTTGGGCATCGGCCCGGCCGAGCAGGTCGATCCCACCGCCGCCCACGAAACCATGTGCAACCCGGTGTTCCAGGCCTTGGCCCTCAACGAGGCCCGCACCGACTTCAACGTGCTGCTCGGCCTATGCGTTGGCCACGATTCGCTCTTTTTCAAGCACGCCGAGGCCATGGGCACGGTGCTGGCCGTCAAGGACCGGGTGTTTGGCCACAATCCCCTGGCCGCGATCTACCAATACGACACCTACTATCGGTATCTCAAGAATCCCTTGCCCGATTGA
- a CDS encoding LysE family translocator, translating to MDTLSYPAYLLALTAGMLTPGPAMLQALSLGLRHGARPVAAAALGNVCATLAQVAAVLAGLAFLAREPLLLRLISLAGAAYLGWLGLCLWRAPARLALPEASRASLTGLFAQGLGVAACNPKAWGFLAAMLPRFAASGAVDAATLALTAGPVCLLGFGGMMAYARFGAWLASRLASPAALRRVFRIMAVVIWACAGFFAAARFP from the coding sequence ATGGACACCCTTTCCTACCCTGCCTATCTGCTGGCCCTCACCGCCGGCATGCTCACCCCCGGCCCGGCCATGCTCCAAGCCCTGAGCCTGGGCCTGCGCCACGGCGCGCGGCCCGTGGCCGCCGCCGCCCTGGGCAACGTCTGCGCCACCCTCGCCCAGGTGGCGGCCGTGCTGGCCGGCCTGGCCTTCCTGGCCCGGGAACCGCTGCTCCTGCGCCTTATCTCCCTGGCCGGCGCGGCCTATCTCGGTTGGCTGGGGCTGTGTCTGTGGCGCGCCCCGGCCAGGCTTGCCCTGCCCGAGGCCTCCCGGGCCAGCCTCACCGGCCTTTTTGCCCAGGGGCTGGGCGTGGCCGCTTGCAACCCCAAGGCCTGGGGATTTCTGGCCGCCATGCTGCCGCGTTTCGCCGCCTCGGGCGCGGTTGACGCCGCCACCCTGGCCCTGACCGCCGGCCCGGTGTGCCTGCTGGGATTCGGCGGCATGATGGCCTACGCCCGTTTCGGGGCCTGGCTGGCCAGCCGGCTGGCCTCGCCGGCCGCCCTGCGCCGGGTTTTTCGGATCATGGCCGTGGTCATCTGGGCCTGCGCCGGCTTTTTCGCCGCCGCCCGATTCCCCTGA
- the argC gene encoding N-acetyl-gamma-glutamyl-phosphate reductase, whose amino-acid sequence MQTIPVGLVGVTGYTGMELARILAVHPSLTLTRATSRAEAGKPLKAIYPFLEGFPAGEVAITAPDAADLAASCRLVFLAVPHGAAMDYAAELLAAGLKVVDLSADFRLLDAGIYAAWYGLDHRHPTLLPEAVYGLPELYGEQLHTAKLTANPGCYPTSVILGLAPALQNGLVATDDIVCDSKSGASGAGRKAAAPMLFCEVHDSFRAYNLGKHRHTPEIEQELSKLCGAAITVSFNPHLLPIDRGILSTIYTKLAAPMSVEEVRELYAKHYANAPWVRVLPVGKLPETRFVRGTMFCDIGLVVDPRTGRLIVVSAIDNLCRGASGQAVACANLMSGLPVNAGLNLAPMMP is encoded by the coding sequence ATGCAGACCATCCCCGTGGGACTTGTCGGCGTCACCGGCTACACCGGCATGGAACTGGCCCGCATCCTGGCCGTCCACCCGTCCCTGACCCTGACGCGCGCCACCTCCCGGGCCGAGGCCGGAAAGCCGCTCAAAGCCATCTACCCGTTCCTGGAAGGCTTCCCGGCCGGCGAGGTGGCCATCACCGCCCCCGACGCCGCCGATCTGGCCGCCTCCTGCCGGCTCGTCTTCCTGGCCGTCCCCCACGGCGCGGCCATGGACTACGCCGCCGAACTGCTGGCCGCCGGCCTGAAAGTCGTTGATCTTTCGGCCGATTTCCGCCTGCTGGACGCCGGCATCTACGCCGCCTGGTACGGCCTGGACCACCGCCACCCGACGCTTTTGCCCGAGGCGGTCTACGGCCTGCCCGAACTTTACGGCGAGCAGTTGCATACAGCCAAGCTCACGGCCAACCCGGGCTGCTACCCGACCTCGGTCATCCTGGGTCTGGCTCCGGCGCTGCAAAACGGTCTGGTCGCCACCGACGACATCGTCTGCGACAGCAAATCCGGCGCGTCCGGGGCCGGACGCAAGGCCGCCGCGCCCATGCTTTTCTGCGAGGTCCACGACTCGTTTCGGGCCTACAATCTGGGCAAGCACCGCCACACCCCGGAGATCGAGCAGGAGCTGTCCAAGCTTTGCGGCGCGGCCATCACCGTGTCGTTTAATCCGCACCTGCTGCCCATCGACCGGGGCATCCTCTCGACGATCTACACCAAGCTCGCCGCGCCCATGAGCGTGGAAGAGGTCCGGGAGCTGTACGCCAAACACTACGCCAACGCCCCCTGGGTGCGCGTGCTGCCGGTCGGCAAGCTGCCCGAGACGCGCTTCGTTCGCGGCACGATGTTTTGCGACATCGGGCTGGTGGTTGATCCGCGCACGGGCCGGCTCATCGTCGTCTCGGCCATCGACAACCTCTGCCGGGGCGCGTCGGGCCAGGCGGTGGCCTGCGCCAACCTCATGTCCGGCCTGCCGGTCAATGCCGGGCTTAATCTCGCGCCCATGATGCCGTAA
- a CDS encoding MarC family protein, translated as MTFQHYLLGLFAVANNIPALPLFMNLCRGAQTPVQHRLCGVATASSLATMAISLFIGAAVLDFFGISIAAFRIAGGLLLVSSGLSMLKSSCDEADGLPPVSVSRMIPMAVVPIAIPLTTGAGTISTIVLFAESAHTMAGLLRIGGAICVMSVVNYLAFYYSPAIVRFLGRTGMDIFTKIFGLITLALGIQFIITGLTAAFPVLH; from the coding sequence ATGACCTTCCAGCATTATCTGCTCGGCCTTTTCGCCGTGGCCAACAACATCCCGGCCTTGCCGCTGTTCATGAACCTGTGCCGGGGGGCGCAGACCCCGGTGCAGCATCGGCTGTGCGGCGTGGCCACGGCCAGTTCGCTGGCCACCATGGCCATATCCCTTTTCATCGGCGCGGCGGTGCTCGACTTTTTCGGCATCTCCATCGCCGCCTTTCGCATCGCCGGCGGGCTGCTTTTGGTCTCCAGCGGCCTGTCCATGCTCAAAAGCAGCTGCGACGAGGCCGACGGACTCCCGCCGGTGAGCGTGTCGCGGATGATCCCCATGGCCGTGGTGCCCATCGCCATACCCCTGACCACCGGGGCCGGCACCATTTCGACCATCGTGCTGTTCGCCGAATCCGCCCACACCATGGCCGGGCTTTTGCGCATCGGCGGAGCCATCTGCGTCATGAGCGTGGTCAACTATCTGGCGTTTTATTATTCGCCGGCCATCGTGCGGTTTCTTGGCCGCACCGGCATGGACATCTTCACCAAGATTTTTGGGCTGATTACCCTGGCCCTGGGCATCCAGTTCATCATCACGGGACTTACCGCCGCTTTCCCGGTGCTGCATTAG
- a CDS encoding MFS transporter, whose product MPFPAAGAPVLTLVTVCIAQFMAPFMLTAVGVALPSLGRDLGASAMQLGLIEQLYVVSLAMAMLAFGRLGDIVGQRKVLLPGLALFTGLTCSLGFAGSVEMVLVQRFFQGLGAAMVLSGSLAMVAAAYPPEIRGRKIGLVSACTYAGLSVGPVIGGWVAGHFGWRYVFLMSVPLGLCATAMCLFGVRQGKAAASGEGMDWPGAMAYAASVGLIMLGAAHARELPLGPAMIGGGLIGLACFLRLQANTPCPLLDVSLLRQNRFFTLSCLAALGNYAATFGITFLMSLYLQYAKGLPPRLAGLALLCQPVMQVIASPVAGRLAERFAPAKLATVGMLVSSAGLLACAAGIGQDTPLWLLGLELAVIGTGFGLFITPNSTAIMGSVQKRQFGLASGMVASMRTLGMAVSMTSVTLIFALLMGEAAIGPDTLPAFLTSMRIGLTAFAAYSCLGVILSFLRGKTR is encoded by the coding sequence ATGCCTTTCCCCGCCGCCGGCGCGCCGGTTTTGACCCTGGTCACCGTCTGCATCGCCCAGTTCATGGCCCCGTTCATGCTGACCGCCGTGGGCGTGGCCCTGCCGTCGCTGGGCCGCGATCTCGGGGCCTCGGCCATGCAGCTGGGGCTTATCGAACAGCTTTATGTCGTGTCCCTGGCCATGGCCATGCTGGCCTTTGGCCGCCTGGGCGACATCGTAGGCCAGCGCAAGGTGCTGCTCCCGGGCCTGGCCCTATTCACCGGGCTGACCTGCTCCCTGGGCTTTGCCGGCTCGGTGGAGATGGTGCTCGTGCAGCGGTTTTTCCAGGGCCTGGGCGCGGCCATGGTGCTGTCCGGGTCCCTGGCCATGGTGGCGGCGGCCTATCCGCCGGAGATTCGCGGCCGCAAGATCGGGCTGGTTTCGGCCTGCACCTATGCCGGGCTGTCCGTGGGACCGGTCATCGGCGGCTGGGTCGCCGGCCATTTCGGCTGGCGCTACGTGTTTCTCATGTCCGTGCCCCTGGGGCTTTGCGCCACGGCCATGTGCCTGTTCGGGGTGCGCCAGGGTAAAGCCGCCGCCTCGGGCGAGGGCATGGACTGGCCGGGTGCTATGGCCTACGCGGCAAGCGTGGGCCTTATCATGCTCGGCGCGGCCCACGCCCGGGAGCTGCCTCTGGGACCGGCCATGATCGGCGGCGGACTCATCGGGCTGGCCTGTTTCCTGCGCCTGCAGGCCAACACACCCTGTCCGCTGCTGGACGTGTCGCTTTTACGCCAAAACCGGTTTTTCACCCTGAGCTGTCTGGCGGCCCTGGGCAACTACGCCGCCACGTTTGGCATCACCTTTCTCATGAGCCTGTATCTGCAATACGCCAAGGGGTTGCCGCCCCGTCTGGCCGGGCTGGCGCTTTTGTGCCAGCCGGTCATGCAGGTCATCGCCTCGCCCGTGGCCGGCCGGCTGGCCGAGCGGTTCGCTCCGGCCAAGCTGGCCACCGTCGGCATGCTCGTCAGTTCGGCCGGACTGCTCGCCTGCGCCGCCGGCATCGGCCAGGACACGCCGCTGTGGCTGCTCGGCCTGGAACTGGCCGTCATCGGCACGGGATTCGGGCTTTTCATCACGCCCAATTCCACGGCCATCATGGGCAGCGTGCAAAAGCGCCAGTTCGGCCTGGCCTCGGGCATGGTGGCCAGCATGCGCACGCTCGGCATGGCCGTGTCCATGACCAGCGTGACGCTCATTTTCGCCCTGCTCATGGGCGAAGCGGCCATCGGCCCGGACACGCTGCCGGCCTTTCTGACCAGCATGCGCATCGGGCTGACCGCCTTTGCCGCCTATTCCTGCCTGGGGGTCATCCTGTCGTTTCTGCGGGGGAAAACGCGCTGA
- a CDS encoding hybrid sensor histidine kinase/response regulator — translation MPQCAKILFVDDEGAVLDSLRRNLGRCYDMETAVGPEEGLRRLETAGPFAVIVSDLRMPGMDGVAFLAKARELAPEAVPLMLTGHGDLDAAMAAVNEGRIFRFLTKPCPPDILARSLDAALAQYRLAAADRELLRVTLENARLKEDVERILRHDLKTPLTTIVSLPQVMAEDENLTSDQREMLSLIEDAGYTILGMVNLSAALYKMERGQYQLEPAEVDLVPMLRKLFASHADTARRRELALTLSLDGRPDSPEAACLVRGESLLCCSMLANLMANAMEASPQGGTVSVELRREGETVRVAIANQGEVPQSIRDRFFEKYVTAGKPKGTGLGAYSARRVALAHGGDIVMETGGGETTLTVSLPAA, via the coding sequence ATGCCCCAATGCGCCAAAATCCTCTTTGTCGACGACGAGGGCGCGGTGCTTGATTCCCTGCGCCGCAACCTCGGCCGCTGTTATGACATGGAGACCGCTGTCGGGCCGGAAGAAGGCCTGCGCCGGCTGGAAACGGCCGGCCCGTTCGCCGTCATCGTCTCCGATCTGCGCATGCCCGGCATGGACGGCGTGGCCTTTTTGGCCAAGGCCCGGGAACTCGCCCCCGAGGCCGTGCCGCTCATGCTCACCGGCCACGGCGACCTCGACGCGGCCATGGCCGCCGTCAACGAAGGCCGCATCTTCCGGTTTTTGACCAAGCCCTGCCCGCCCGACATCCTGGCCCGCTCCCTGGACGCCGCCCTGGCCCAGTACCGGCTGGCCGCCGCCGACCGGGAACTGCTGCGCGTCACCCTGGAAAACGCCCGCCTCAAGGAGGACGTGGAGCGCATCCTGCGCCACGACCTCAAGACGCCCCTGACCACCATCGTCAGCCTGCCCCAGGTCATGGCCGAGGACGAAAACCTGACCAGCGACCAGCGCGAGATGCTTTCGCTCATCGAGGACGCCGGCTACACCATCCTCGGCATGGTCAACCTGTCGGCGGCGCTGTATAAAATGGAGCGTGGCCAGTACCAGCTGGAGCCGGCCGAGGTCGATCTAGTGCCCATGCTGCGCAAGCTCTTCGCCAGCCACGCCGACACGGCCAGACGCCGGGAACTCGCCCTGACCCTAAGCCTCGACGGCCGGCCCGACAGCCCCGAAGCCGCCTGCCTCGTGCGCGGCGAATCACTCCTGTGCTGTTCCATGCTGGCCAACCTCATGGCCAACGCCATGGAAGCCTCGCCCCAGGGCGGGACGGTGTCGGTGGAACTGCGTCGGGAAGGGGAAACGGTGCGCGTCGCCATCGCCAATCAGGGCGAGGTGCCGCAGAGCATTCGGGATCGGTTTTTCGAGAAGTACGTCACGGCCGGCAAACCCAAGGGGACCGGACTTGGGGCCTATTCGGCCCGGCGCGTGGCCCTGGCCCACGGCGGAGACATCGTCATGGAAACGGGCGGGGGCGAAACGACCCTTACCGTATCCCTGCCCGCAGCCTGA
- the phoU gene encoding phosphate signaling complex protein PhoU: MERLIEADLQRLKTETLTAFRLAQAAVDTAVRSVFERDPALADAVISGDAAIDALECSLDAEVLRILALHQPVAGDLRAIVGCMRCAGDIERIGDQAVNIAERGLILMELAPQAPPPKLVELAEATRDFLAHTADCFTNLDLTMARRLCEESDEILELNVTILKEMAELMRDAARPVERAVQVCFIAHGLKRVCDQCTNIAESVVFTREGACSRHRCD; encoded by the coding sequence GTGGAACGCCTCATCGAAGCCGATTTGCAGCGCCTGAAGACCGAAACCCTGACCGCCTTCCGCTTGGCCCAGGCGGCCGTGGACACGGCCGTGCGCTCGGTGTTCGAGCGCGACCCGGCCCTGGCCGACGCGGTCATTTCCGGCGACGCCGCCATCGACGCCCTGGAATGCTCGCTGGACGCCGAGGTGCTGCGGATACTGGCCCTGCACCAGCCCGTGGCCGGCGATCTGCGGGCCATCGTCGGCTGCATGCGCTGCGCCGGCGACATCGAACGCATCGGCGACCAGGCCGTCAACATCGCCGAGCGCGGGCTTATTCTCATGGAGCTGGCCCCGCAAGCCCCGCCGCCCAAGCTCGTGGAGCTGGCCGAGGCCACCCGGGACTTCCTGGCCCATACCGCCGACTGCTTCACCAATCTCGACCTGACCATGGCCCGGCGGTTGTGCGAGGAATCCGACGAGATTCTGGAGCTCAACGTCACCATTCTCAAGGAGATGGCCGAGCTCATGCGCGACGCGGCCCGGCCGGTGGAGCGGGCGGTGCAGGTCTGTTTCATCGCCCATGGCTTAAAGCGCGTGTGCGACCAGTGCACCAACATCGCCGAGTCCGTGGTCTTCACCCGCGAAGGGGCTTGCAGCCGCCACCGCTGCGACTGA
- the trpA gene encoding tryptophan synthase subunit alpha, with product MSQSILTTRIMEALAAGRKALIPFLPGGFPDKERFFDELAALDAGGADIIEIGVPFSDPVADGPVVEQASLDCLLNGTCLSWLFYELGKRKGQYRAGLVLMGYYNPFLQYGLEQLAADAADAGVSGFIVPDVPLEESGPLREALDKHGLDLIPLVGLNTSEERLAAYAQNARGYVYFVSVLGTTGMRESLPTEVKERLTAVRRIFNVPVALGFGIKSPEQLYAFGDLVDGVVFGSALIAHIKAGGTAAEFMARWRG from the coding sequence ATGAGCCAGTCCATCCTGACCACCCGCATCATGGAAGCCCTGGCCGCCGGGCGCAAGGCGCTCATCCCCTTCCTGCCCGGCGGTTTCCCGGACAAGGAGCGCTTTTTCGACGAACTGGCCGCCCTGGACGCCGGCGGGGCCGACATCATCGAGATCGGCGTGCCCTTCTCCGACCCCGTGGCCGATGGGCCGGTGGTGGAGCAGGCCAGCCTGGATTGCCTGCTCAACGGCACCTGTTTGTCGTGGCTTTTTTACGAGTTGGGCAAGCGCAAGGGCCAGTACCGGGCCGGGCTTGTGCTCATGGGCTACTACAACCCGTTTTTGCAGTACGGCCTGGAGCAGTTGGCCGCCGACGCGGCCGACGCCGGGGTGTCGGGCTTTATTGTCCCGGACGTGCCCCTTGAGGAGTCCGGCCCGCTGCGCGAGGCCCTGGACAAGCACGGCCTGGACCTCATCCCCCTGGTGGGGCTCAACACCTCCGAGGAGCGGCTGGCCGCCTACGCCCAAAACGCCCGGGGCTACGTCTACTTCGTGTCCGTGCTGGGCACCACCGGCATGCGGGAATCGCTGCCCACCGAGGTCAAGGAACGCCTGACCGCCGTGCGCCGCATTTTCAACGTCCCGGTGGCGCTCGGGTTCGGCATCAAATCCCCCGAGCAGCTCTACGCCTTTGGCGACCTCGTGGACGGCGTGGTCTTTGGGTCGGCGCTCATCGCCCACATCAAGGCCGGCGGCACGGCCGCCGAGTTCATGGCCCGCTGGCGCGGCTGA
- a CDS encoding DUF1844 domain-containing protein, which translates to MASESDKTGGCCGQRSGQEPCMPPVSFITFILSLAQSAMVLMGEAPDPESGRTLSNLPEAKHTIDILAMLDCKTRGNLTSEEKEVLGSLLCDLRMLYVKKQ; encoded by the coding sequence ATGGCCAGCGAATCCGACAAGACCGGGGGCTGCTGCGGGCAGCGCTCCGGCCAGGAACCGTGCATGCCGCCGGTCTCCTTTATCACCTTCATTTTGTCCCTGGCCCAGTCGGCCATGGTGCTCATGGGCGAAGCCCCGGACCCGGAATCCGGCCGCACCCTGAGCAATCTGCCCGAGGCCAAGCACACCATCGACATCCTGGCCATGCTCGACTGCAAGACGCGCGGCAACCTGACGAGCGAGGAAAAAGAAGTGCTCGGCAGCCTCTTGTGCGATCTGCGCATGCTCTACGTCAAAAAGCAGTAA
- a CDS encoding Nif11-like leader peptide family natural product precursor, translating to MTMDNVRRLYERFETDKELRKKLYMAEGKDAREAALREAGLFFTDAEFDEMIDPLHVKCQTVEEAERFFEFRNWWDMLRRS from the coding sequence ATGACCATGGACAACGTGCGCCGGCTCTACGAGCGCTTCGAGACCGACAAGGAGCTGCGTAAGAAGCTCTACATGGCCGAAGGCAAGGACGCCCGCGAGGCGGCCCTGCGCGAGGCCGGGCTTTTTTTCACCGACGCCGAGTTCGACGAGATGATTGATCCGCTCCACGTCAAATGCCAGACCGTGGAAGAGGCCGAGCGGTTTTTCGAATTCCGCAACTGGTGGGACATGCTTCGGAGAAGTTAG